In Xiphophorus maculatus strain JP 163 A chromosome 2, X_maculatus-5.0-male, whole genome shotgun sequence, one genomic interval encodes:
- the LOC102227798 gene encoding transmembrane protein 80-like isoform X2, with amino-acid sequence MAIPGPGMSAGSLSSVTLQLLLNLTSIYFVFYFLFTLSLLIKKSLELPYPSDALISDVGLLLLFAALEFLHFYWGVRGNLTESDSYMFGNLIMTVTTILLAVYFLVWQTYVMRADVVISSVLITVYGADGVLALSTLAKFRREYL; translated from the exons ATGGCGATTCCAGGACCAG GAATGTCTGCGGGTTCG CTGTCCTCTGTtaccctgcagctgctgctgaaccTGACGAGCATCTACTTCGTCTTCTATTTCCTCTTCACTCTCAGCCTACTCATCAAAAAGA GCTTGGAGCTGCCGTATCCTTCTGATGCGTTGATAAGTGATGTTGGACTACTGCTCCTCTTTGCTGCTCTGGAGTTTCTGCATTTCTACTGGG GTGTGAGGGGCAATCTGACGGAGAGTGACAGCTATATGTTTGGGAACCTCATTATGACAGTAACAACCATCTTATTGGCGGTGTACTTCCTGGTGTGGCAGACCTACGTCATGAGAGCAGATGTAGTAATCAGCAGTGTGTTGATCACTGTCTATGGTGCTGATGGAGTCCTGGCTTTAAGCACCCTGGCCAAATTTAGGAG AGAGTATTTGTGA
- the LOC102227798 gene encoding transmembrane protein 80-like isoform X1, with protein MAIPGPGMSAGSLSSVTLQLLLNLTSIYFVFYFLFTLSLLIKKSLELPYPSDALISDVGLLLLFAALEFLHFYWGVRGNLTESDSYMFGNLIMTVTTILLAVYFLVWQTYVMRADVVISSVLITVYGADGVLALSTLAKFRRLVSII; from the exons ATGGCGATTCCAGGACCAG GAATGTCTGCGGGTTCG CTGTCCTCTGTtaccctgcagctgctgctgaaccTGACGAGCATCTACTTCGTCTTCTATTTCCTCTTCACTCTCAGCCTACTCATCAAAAAGA GCTTGGAGCTGCCGTATCCTTCTGATGCGTTGATAAGTGATGTTGGACTACTGCTCCTCTTTGCTGCTCTGGAGTTTCTGCATTTCTACTGGG GTGTGAGGGGCAATCTGACGGAGAGTGACAGCTATATGTTTGGGAACCTCATTATGACAGTAACAACCATCTTATTGGCGGTGTACTTCCTGGTGTGGCAGACCTACGTCATGAGAGCAGATGTAGTAATCAGCAGTGTGTTGATCACTGTCTATGGTGCTGATGGAGTCCTGGCTTTAAGCACCCTGGCCAAATTTAGGAGGTTGGTTTCAATAATATAA